In the Armatimonadia bacterium genome, one interval contains:
- the selA gene encoding L-seryl-tRNA(Sec) selenium transferase: MHEPKDLRDLPSITALLNHPETASLVLRFGPQAVTEAFREAVETWRQRLTEGAMPPAPLLEAVWQEAEAVLRRTARTGLRPVINATGVIVHTNLGRSVLAEAAAKAVYDIARSYNNLEADLETGTRSSRHAHIADRLRRVIGAEAGAVFNNNAAAVMLALATVAKGREVIVSRGQLVEIGGSFRVPEVIEQSGCILREVGATNRTHLRDYERALGENSAALLRAHQSNYRIIGFTTEPSLKELADLAHAHGLPLIDDLGSGALVDLAALGVGEEPTVAESLAAGADIVTFSGDKLLGGPQCGIAVGRPDLIEAMKKHPLARAVRCGKLTIAALSATLDLIADPPRALREIPTLRAATEPIEEVAARAEQLAGLLRESLPAGVQIAVVRDTSARVGGGSLPEQELETASVYLTPSDGPSPNELARRLRLGEPSVYPRVHTDALILDARTVFNSQVEDLAGAVIRALTEAGE, translated from the coding sequence GTGCATGAGCCCAAAGACCTACGTGATCTGCCCTCCATCACAGCTCTCCTCAACCACCCCGAAACGGCGTCGCTCGTACTCCGCTTCGGCCCTCAGGCCGTCACCGAAGCCTTCCGTGAGGCCGTAGAGACCTGGCGTCAGCGACTCACCGAAGGGGCGATGCCGCCTGCCCCCTTGCTCGAAGCGGTGTGGCAGGAGGCCGAGGCAGTCCTTCGCCGCACAGCTCGCACCGGCCTTCGCCCGGTCATCAATGCCACCGGGGTGATCGTCCACACCAACCTCGGTCGCTCGGTCCTGGCGGAAGCCGCCGCGAAGGCCGTCTACGACATCGCCCGCTCCTACAACAACCTCGAGGCCGACCTCGAAACGGGCACCCGAAGCTCCCGTCACGCTCACATCGCGGACCGGCTGCGTCGCGTGATCGGTGCTGAGGCCGGCGCTGTCTTCAACAACAACGCGGCAGCCGTCATGCTGGCCCTGGCGACCGTCGCGAAGGGTCGCGAGGTGATCGTCTCTCGCGGGCAGCTCGTCGAGATCGGCGGGTCCTTCCGGGTCCCAGAAGTCATCGAGCAGAGCGGCTGCATCCTCCGTGAGGTCGGAGCCACCAACCGGACCCATCTGCGCGATTACGAGCGGGCCCTGGGGGAGAACTCGGCGGCCCTCCTGCGGGCTCATCAGAGCAACTACCGCATCATCGGCTTCACCACGGAGCCGAGTCTGAAGGAGCTGGCCGACCTGGCCCATGCCCACGGTCTGCCGCTCATCGACGACCTGGGCAGTGGTGCCTTGGTGGACCTGGCCGCCCTCGGAGTAGGGGAGGAGCCGACGGTCGCTGAGAGTCTGGCTGCCGGAGCCGATATCGTCACCTTCTCCGGCGACAAACTCCTCGGCGGACCTCAGTGCGGAATCGCCGTCGGACGTCCCGACCTCATCGAGGCCATGAAGAAGCACCCGCTGGCTCGCGCTGTGCGCTGCGGCAAGCTCACCATCGCCGCACTCTCGGCGACCCTCGACCTGATCGCCGACCCACCACGGGCCCTGCGCGAGATCCCCACCTTGCGCGCCGCCACGGAGCCGATCGAGGAAGTCGCTGCCCGCGCCGAGCAGTTGGCAGGGCTACTGCGCGAGTCCTTGCCGGCGGGAGTGCAAATCGCCGTCGTGCGGGATACCTCGGCTCGTGTCGGTGGTGGATCGCTGCCGGAGCAGGAGCTGGAGACCGCCTCCGTGTACCTGACCCCTTCCGACGGCCCCTCGCCGAACGAGTTGGCCCGTCGCCTGCGTCTGGGCGAGCCCTCGGTGTACCCCAGGGTCCACACCGACGCCTTGATCCTGGACGCGCGAACGGTTTTCAACAGCCAGGTGGAAGACTTGGCAGGGGCAGTGATCCGGGCGCTGACGGAGGCCGGGGAGTAG
- the dnaA gene encoding chromosomal replication initiator protein DnaA has translation MPSKDTQETRELWSTALPLLAERVGSATYDSFLRNTVALGYDGSTFVLGVPTQFAKEWLEQRHGDAIGDCLAEIAQRPVAVRLEVRGAPQPPTPPPATVNAGTKGHDSPEPLFGGTPLNPRYTFDNFVVADCNRFAHAAALQVAKSPGRSYSPLFIHSKVGLGKTHLMQAIGAYVKRERPSSQVVYLSAESFVNQVITAIREGRTEEFRRQHRYVDVWLVDDIQFIAAIEGPASEEEFFHTFNTLCETNKQVVLASDAPPRQLKIMNDRLRSRLEMGIVADLRAPDVETRVAILEKKAAAEQVEIPREILEYVAQKIESNIRVLEGALLKVCAYKSLYQTTLNLATVEEIIADYSTVSAGRHVTLDQITERVSDALKVSQPDIIGPKRNREIVWPRQVAIYLSRELTDKSLAEIGNYFGGRDHSTVLHAYNKVSEMLSSDEEVLWLINDLRAALRGE, from the coding sequence ATGCCCAGCAAGGATACACAGGAAACCCGTGAGTTGTGGAGCACGGCCTTGCCGCTGCTTGCCGAGCGGGTAGGAAGCGCGACCTATGACAGCTTCCTGCGCAACACGGTCGCCCTGGGCTACGACGGGAGCACCTTCGTCTTGGGGGTGCCGACGCAGTTTGCCAAGGAGTGGCTCGAGCAGCGACATGGCGACGCTATTGGCGACTGCCTGGCCGAGATCGCGCAGCGACCGGTGGCAGTTCGTCTGGAGGTTCGCGGGGCGCCACAACCCCCTACACCACCTCCCGCAACTGTGAACGCAGGTACGAAGGGGCATGACTCACCCGAGCCGCTCTTCGGCGGCACGCCGCTGAATCCGCGGTACACCTTCGACAACTTCGTCGTGGCTGACTGCAACCGCTTCGCGCATGCTGCCGCGCTTCAGGTAGCCAAGTCACCAGGCCGCAGCTACTCTCCGCTCTTCATCCACAGCAAGGTCGGACTGGGCAAGACTCACCTGATGCAGGCCATCGGAGCTTACGTCAAGCGTGAGCGGCCGTCCTCGCAGGTCGTCTACCTCTCCGCCGAGAGTTTCGTTAACCAGGTCATCACCGCCATTCGCGAGGGTCGCACGGAGGAATTCCGCCGACAGCATCGCTACGTTGACGTGTGGCTGGTCGACGACATCCAGTTTATCGCTGCAATTGAGGGGCCGGCGTCGGAAGAGGAGTTCTTCCACACCTTCAACACGTTGTGTGAGACGAACAAGCAGGTCGTCCTCGCCAGTGACGCTCCGCCCAGGCAGCTCAAGATCATGAACGACCGCCTGCGGAGTCGGCTGGAGATGGGTATCGTCGCCGACTTGCGGGCACCGGACGTCGAGACCCGCGTCGCCATCCTCGAGAAGAAGGCCGCCGCCGAGCAAGTCGAGATCCCGCGCGAGATTCTGGAGTATGTGGCGCAGAAGATAGAGTCCAACATTCGGGTACTCGAAGGCGCGCTGCTGAAGGTCTGTGCCTACAAGTCGCTGTACCAGACGACGCTCAATCTGGCTACAGTTGAGGAGATCATTGCCGACTATTCCACTGTGTCGGCGGGTCGGCATGTGACTCTGGACCAGATCACCGAGCGTGTTTCGGACGCGCTGAAGGTCTCGCAGCCCGATATCATCGGCCCGAAACGCAACAGGGAAATCGTGTGGCCGCGCCAGGTGGCCATCTACCTGTCCCGCGAGCTCACCGACAAGTCCCTGGCAGAGATCGGGAACTACTTCGGCGGCCGCGATCATTCGACTGTCTTGCACGCCTACAACAAGGTCAGCGAGATGCTTAGCAGCGACGAAGAAGTTCTGTGGCTCATCAATGATCTGCGAGCCGCTCTACGGGGGGAGTAG
- the dnaN gene encoding DNA polymerase III subunit beta translates to MLNVICPRSELQAAVQTVSRGVTGRSTQPVQQNVYLESKDGYLRLAATDLEYLSIEAKIEVQVIEEGAVTAPARVLAELVGNLPDQEVTLVADENQALTVTCGGSHEVIRGLAAYDFQRFPPIGEALRVSLPQAVLHGIVRQTAFATSRDETRPILTGALMEFSPTGLQVVATDTYRLALRSAQIEIGTEKKWAAIVSGRTLGEVLRVLSADSEEPVVVAVADNQVEFEVGGTKLAARLIEGQFPNFQKVIPESFERRVIVNRKALEPALKRALIVAREDANRTVLRPTAGALEITAESSDVGKVLETVPATLEGEPTEIAFNARYLLDVLEAVNTENICLELSGPLNPGMVRAEGDESYLYVLMPMQIM, encoded by the coding sequence ATGCTCAACGTGATATGTCCCCGTAGTGAACTGCAGGCAGCGGTGCAGACAGTCTCCCGCGGGGTCACAGGTCGCAGCACGCAGCCGGTTCAGCAAAACGTGTACCTGGAGAGCAAAGACGGCTATCTGCGCCTGGCCGCCACAGACTTGGAGTATCTGAGCATCGAGGCGAAGATCGAGGTTCAGGTGATCGAGGAGGGGGCAGTGACGGCACCTGCCCGCGTGCTGGCTGAACTGGTGGGCAATCTGCCGGATCAGGAAGTCACGCTGGTGGCCGACGAGAACCAGGCCCTGACAGTGACCTGCGGCGGGTCGCATGAAGTCATTCGCGGGCTGGCAGCCTACGATTTCCAGAGGTTCCCGCCGATTGGCGAGGCCCTGCGAGTGAGCCTTCCGCAGGCCGTGCTGCACGGGATTGTGCGGCAGACAGCCTTCGCGACCTCGCGAGACGAGACGCGGCCGATCCTGACCGGCGCGCTGATGGAGTTCAGCCCTACCGGGCTGCAGGTCGTTGCGACGGACACTTACCGGCTGGCCCTGCGGAGTGCCCAGATCGAGATCGGCACCGAGAAGAAGTGGGCGGCAATCGTCTCCGGGAGGACCCTTGGCGAAGTGCTTCGCGTGCTGTCAGCCGATTCCGAAGAGCCGGTTGTGGTCGCTGTGGCGGATAACCAGGTTGAGTTCGAAGTCGGCGGAACGAAGCTTGCGGCACGGCTGATTGAGGGCCAGTTCCCGAACTTCCAGAAGGTCATCCCCGAGTCCTTCGAGCGCCGTGTGATCGTGAACCGGAAGGCGCTGGAACCGGCTCTAAAGCGTGCGCTGATCGTGGCGCGCGAGGACGCGAATCGGACTGTCCTGCGACCGACGGCGGGGGCCCTCGAGATCACCGCCGAAAGCTCGGACGTGGGCAAGGTTCTGGAGACGGTTCCTGCGACGCTGGAGGGCGAGCCGACGGAGATTGCCTTCAACGCTCGCTATCTGCTTGATGTGCTGGAAGCCGTCAACACGGAGAACATTTGCCTGGAGCTTTCCGGTCCGCTGAACCCCGGAATGGTGCGGGCAGAGGGTGACGAGAGCTACCTGTATGTGCTGATGCCCATGCAGATCATGTAA
- a CDS encoding DUF721 domain-containing protein — MSIRRDGRFSGLSEAIDRYFKGHHLQRASRDSQVPLLWAEVVGEWYAQHSQVLRAEHGVVTVRCDSAARAQQLQLDAPKIIEALNERLGPKAVKEIRASSGGIRRRDDLSALMQTREAEGPPRSEWERIDLPAADLDWIRRAAGDIDDENLRRVAESLLVKMAKRESWKRAHGYRPCASCGALVLPPRRMCKSCDPGRIPQQGSTDVLEEPWSDKPWQRRQ; from the coding sequence GTGAGCATCCGCAGAGACGGCCGCTTTAGCGGGCTGTCCGAGGCAATCGACAGGTATTTCAAAGGCCATCACCTGCAGCGTGCCAGCCGCGACAGCCAGGTGCCATTGCTGTGGGCTGAGGTCGTCGGTGAGTGGTATGCGCAGCACTCGCAGGTCCTGCGGGCGGAGCACGGCGTGGTGACGGTCCGGTGCGATTCGGCGGCGCGAGCCCAGCAGTTGCAGCTTGACGCACCGAAGATCATCGAGGCCCTCAACGAGCGCCTCGGGCCGAAGGCAGTCAAGGAGATCCGGGCCAGTAGCGGCGGAATTCGCAGGCGCGACGACCTCTCGGCGCTGATGCAGACCCGCGAGGCCGAAGGGCCGCCACGGAGTGAATGGGAGCGCATTGACCTACCGGCAGCAGATTTGGACTGGATTCGCCGCGCTGCCGGCGACATCGACGACGAGAACCTGCGCCGGGTCGCGGAGTCCTTGCTGGTGAAGATGGCGAAGCGCGAGAGCTGGAAGCGAGCGCACGGTTACCGGCCCTGTGCGTCCTGCGGAGCCCTGGTGCTGCCGCCGCGACGGATGTGCAAGAGCTGTGATCCCGGGCGGATTCCGCAGCAGGGAAGCACCGATGTGCTGGAGGAGCCCTGGTCGGACAAGCCCTGGCAACGTCGGCAGTAG
- the recF gene encoding DNA replication/repair protein RecF, with product MYLKSLGLEQFRCYARADIELGPGLTVFVGSNASGKTSLLEAIYLLAVTKSHRTSVDRDLIQWDQGWSRVEGVFRSEERRDTSLRVTLWRTAKGENGSRSPRKTIEVNAVPKRRPAEIIGQAAVVIFGPDDLALVKGGPSLRRHFLNAGIAQARPMYLSDLMRYRRALRQRNECLRLIRQGLAGPELLPGWDAQLAESGSRIATARSEFVQALAPHVNRTQLELSGGKESVETVYHGDLAEAVDVDSRRVLLREMLTESLERDVVLGRTQRGPHRDEVELLLASRSLRQFGSQGQQRTAALSLTLAQAAVMQQWRRECPVILLDDCLSELDEDRARKVLELTESVEQVIVSTASWDRLLEEYASRARVFEVGEGQVRERGETQ from the coding sequence GTGTATCTGAAGAGCCTGGGCCTGGAGCAATTTCGCTGCTACGCACGAGCGGATATTGAGCTGGGGCCCGGGCTCACTGTTTTCGTGGGATCGAACGCCAGTGGCAAGACCAGCCTGCTGGAGGCCATCTACCTACTGGCGGTGACGAAGTCGCACCGGACCTCGGTGGACCGCGATCTGATCCAGTGGGACCAGGGATGGTCGCGAGTAGAGGGCGTCTTCCGCAGTGAGGAACGCCGAGATACGTCGCTTCGCGTTACCCTATGGCGCACGGCAAAGGGCGAGAACGGAAGCCGAAGTCCGCGCAAGACGATCGAAGTCAATGCGGTTCCGAAGCGACGTCCCGCAGAGATCATTGGCCAGGCGGCTGTGGTGATCTTTGGCCCGGACGATCTCGCACTGGTCAAGGGCGGGCCGAGTCTGCGGCGCCACTTCCTGAATGCTGGAATCGCCCAGGCGCGGCCGATGTACCTGTCCGATCTGATGCGGTACCGGCGGGCCTTGCGACAGCGGAATGAGTGCCTGCGGCTGATCCGGCAGGGCCTGGCCGGTCCGGAGCTACTACCTGGATGGGATGCGCAGCTAGCGGAAAGCGGATCGCGGATCGCGACAGCCCGGTCGGAGTTCGTACAGGCCCTCGCGCCGCATGTAAATCGCACGCAGCTTGAGCTATCGGGTGGCAAGGAAAGCGTCGAGACGGTGTATCATGGAGATCTGGCCGAAGCCGTCGACGTGGACAGCCGGCGAGTGCTCCTGCGAGAGATGCTGACGGAGAGCCTGGAGCGCGATGTAGTGCTGGGGCGTACGCAGCGCGGTCCGCATCGGGACGAAGTGGAGCTCTTGCTGGCGAGCAGGAGCCTGCGCCAGTTCGGGTCTCAGGGGCAACAGCGTACGGCGGCGCTGAGCCTGACCCTTGCCCAGGCAGCGGTGATGCAGCAGTGGCGAAGGGAATGCCCGGTGATCCTGCTGGACGACTGCCTGTCGGAGCTTGATGAGGACCGAGCGCGGAAGGTGTTGGAACTCACCGAGAGCGTGGAGCAGGTTATTGTCAGCACGGCGAGCTGGGACCGGCTGCTGGAGGAGTATGCGAGTAGGGCGCGCGTGTTCGAGGTCGGCGAGGGACAGGTGCGAGAGCGTGGTGAGACGCAGTGA